A region from the Acidobacteriota bacterium genome encodes:
- a CDS encoding polysaccharide deacetylase family protein, protein MIYRVIALVTLAHVGAAFVVSRLAQALSLFPVVGVGQWIAVFLLLDAVALYAMLERRALVFGRIWWRGPVQYAVISLTFDDGPNEPHTSRVLDVLERAQVKATFFVLGANAERYPETVRRIVADGHELGNHTVDHAVLPLRGPRHIRAAIRGASDIIERIGGVRPRLFRAPHGWRNPWVDRVAREEGCEPVAWTLGVYDTDRPGADVIRRRVIDGVSNGCIVLLHDGRGLELRADASQVAEALPGIIDEARRRGYRFATVGQLIAGERRR, encoded by the coding sequence ATGATCTACCGCGTCATCGCCCTCGTCACGCTGGCGCATGTCGGTGCGGCCTTTGTCGTCAGCCGCCTGGCCCAGGCCTTGTCGCTGTTCCCGGTCGTTGGCGTGGGCCAGTGGATCGCGGTCTTTCTCCTGCTCGATGCCGTCGCGCTCTACGCGATGCTCGAGCGGCGGGCTCTGGTGTTCGGACGCATCTGGTGGCGGGGACCCGTGCAATACGCGGTCATCTCGCTGACATTCGATGACGGGCCGAACGAACCCCACACGTCGCGCGTGCTCGACGTGCTTGAGCGCGCCCAAGTCAAGGCGACGTTCTTTGTGCTCGGGGCCAATGCCGAGCGCTATCCGGAGACCGTACGGCGCATCGTGGCCGACGGCCACGAACTCGGCAACCACACCGTTGATCACGCCGTGCTTCCCCTGCGGGGCCCGCGCCACATCCGGGCGGCCATTCGCGGGGCCTCCGACATCATCGAGCGGATCGGCGGCGTGCGCCCGCGCCTGTTCCGGGCGCCGCATGGCTGGCGGAATCCGTGGGTGGATCGGGTCGCACGCGAGGAGGGCTGCGAGCCCGTCGCGTGGACGCTGGGCGTGTACGACACGGACCGGCCCGGAGCCGACGTGATCCGAAGACGCGTCATCGACGGCGTGAGCAACGGATGCATCGTTCTGCTGCACGACGGCCGCGGCCTGGAGCTGCGCGCGGACGCGAGCCAGGTGGCGGAGGCTCTGCCTGGCATCATCGATGAGGCCCGCCGGCGCGGCTACCGCTTCGCGACCGTCGGCCAGCTGATCGCCGGGGAGCGTCGGCGATGA
- a CDS encoding lysylphosphatidylglycerol synthase transmembrane domain-containing protein has translation MKARASFVALAIALIVMAVILHRLDWQAVIATWARVIWPWVVASAAVNIVDSWVQGLRWRTVLGASDVAVRASMAFWAMLVGTVGNVLLPFKLGEAARAWAVARLAKAPIATVASTVVLDRLVDLAALVILLMVIPPIVGPIVGVRLPSLRALLVVVCGALLLVALAAAGWRRLRWHRRNSGAGGFGPRIESFVRGLNALRQHHILAQAIAWAIGSWCTRVIVVWIMFHAFGLDWPVMRAAMILLIINVSIAVVATPGNIGTFELAAAGALRLFGATPEVAMSFAVILHVAEVAPTALLGALAIWKFGLTLRRPD, from the coding sequence ATGAAAGCCCGCGCGAGCTTCGTCGCGCTGGCCATCGCCCTCATCGTGATGGCGGTGATCCTGCACCGGCTCGACTGGCAGGCCGTCATCGCGACCTGGGCGCGCGTGATCTGGCCGTGGGTGGTCGCGTCGGCCGCCGTCAACATCGTTGACAGCTGGGTCCAGGGGCTGCGGTGGCGGACGGTGCTCGGCGCCAGCGATGTCGCCGTGCGGGCGAGCATGGCGTTCTGGGCGATGCTGGTCGGAACCGTCGGCAACGTCCTGCTGCCGTTCAAGCTGGGAGAGGCGGCGCGGGCGTGGGCCGTGGCGCGGCTGGCCAAGGCGCCGATCGCGACAGTGGCCTCTACCGTGGTGCTCGATCGACTGGTCGATCTGGCGGCCCTTGTCATCCTGTTGATGGTGATTCCGCCGATCGTCGGCCCGATCGTTGGCGTCAGACTGCCGAGTCTTCGCGCCCTGCTGGTTGTGGTCTGCGGGGCGTTGCTGCTCGTGGCGCTGGCCGCCGCGGGGTGGCGGCGCCTTCGGTGGCACCGCAGGAACAGCGGCGCCGGCGGATTCGGGCCGCGGATCGAGTCGTTTGTGCGCGGCCTGAACGCGCTGAGACAGCATCACATTCTGGCGCAGGCGATCGCCTGGGCCATCGGCTCATGGTGCACGCGGGTGATCGTCGTGTGGATCATGTTCCACGCATTCGGGCTCGACTGGCCCGTGATGCGGGCGGCGATGATCCTGTTGATCATCAACGTCAGCATCGCGGTGGTGGCCACGCCCGGCAATATCGGCACGTTCGAATTGGCCGCGGCAGGGGCGCTCAGGCTGTTTGGCGCAACGCCGGAAGTGGCGATGAGCTTCGCCGTCATCCTCCATGTGGCGGAAGTCGCGCCCACGGCCCTGCTTGGCGCGCTCGCCATCTGGAAGTTCGGGCTGACGCTGAGGCGCCCGGACTAG
- a CDS encoding HAD family hydrolase, with amino-acid sequence MKLLLFDVDGTLVLTGGAGVRAMNRAFEAVFGVPDAFRGVPMAGRTDPAILSDALATFGIEPSAGHLADFTSAYLTLLEHEIDSPVPPPASGASRRWFKGALPGVPELIGRLAAIDTVFLGLLTGNYVDGARIKLAYFDLWRHFHCGAYGGDAALRHELVPVAVARAAEAGCPPVESSDVIIIGDTPLDVDAARKAGVNSVAVATGGFDQAALRAAGAGIVFENLSDADAVVLALTR; translated from the coding sequence GTGAAACTCCTGCTGTTCGATGTAGACGGGACCCTCGTGCTGACCGGCGGCGCCGGCGTGCGCGCGATGAACCGGGCGTTCGAGGCTGTCTTTGGCGTTCCCGACGCCTTTCGGGGTGTGCCGATGGCGGGACGGACCGATCCGGCGATTCTGTCGGATGCGCTGGCGACGTTCGGGATTGAGCCGTCGGCAGGTCATCTTGCCGACTTCACCTCGGCCTACCTCACGCTGCTCGAACACGAGATTGATTCGCCGGTGCCCCCACCCGCCAGCGGTGCGTCCCGCCGCTGGTTCAAAGGCGCACTGCCTGGCGTTCCCGAACTGATCGGCCGCCTGGCCGCCATCGACACGGTGTTTCTCGGGTTGTTGACCGGGAACTACGTGGATGGCGCCAGGATCAAGCTCGCCTACTTCGACCTCTGGCGCCACTTCCACTGCGGCGCGTACGGCGGAGATGCCGCCCTCCGGCACGAGTTGGTACCAGTTGCCGTCGCCCGGGCCGCCGAAGCGGGTTGTCCTCCAGTGGAATCATCAGACGTCATCATCATCGGCGATACGCCGCTCGATGTGGACGCCGCGAGGAAGGCCGGGGTCAACTCTGTCGCCGTCGCGACCGGCGGCTTCGACCAGGCGGCACTCCGAGCGGCCGGCGCCGGTATCGTGTTTGAGAATCTGTCGGACGCTGACGCGGTCGTCCTCGCATTGACGCGCTAG
- a CDS encoding PHP domain-containing protein yields the protein MNRRTLSVQNPDASPHPGRPSPLIDLHLHSTASDGVDAPEALVANCASAGLSVVAVTDHDTTAAIPAAEAAARCAGLGFVSGIEITAVWRRKDVHVLGYFFDPLAPALAAFLADQRRDRIRRARVIGVRLASMGVPIDIEQVIASAGDRPVSRPAIAQALVDAGHVQRRQDAFQQYVGERAPAYEPRAGVTVRRAIRIIKDAGGIASLAHPGVAGIDRVIADLAGAGLDALEVYHADHADADTSRYLALARRLNLGVTGGSDYHGDQSHHPGGLGRFVLPARDFDDLCRRAGLRGITL from the coding sequence ATGAATCGAAGGACGTTGTCCGTGCAGAACCCCGACGCCTCTCCGCATCCGGGCCGCCCGTCACCGTTGATCGATCTGCACCTGCATTCGACGGCCTCCGATGGCGTGGACGCGCCCGAAGCGCTCGTGGCGAACTGCGCGTCGGCCGGCCTGTCGGTCGTCGCCGTCACCGACCACGACACGACTGCGGCGATTCCCGCGGCGGAGGCGGCCGCACGGTGTGCGGGCCTGGGGTTCGTGTCCGGCATCGAGATCACGGCGGTGTGGCGGCGCAAGGACGTGCACGTGCTGGGGTACTTCTTCGATCCGCTCGCGCCAGCCCTGGCCGCGTTCCTGGCCGATCAGCGCCGGGACCGCATCCGCCGCGCACGCGTGATTGGCGTACGGCTGGCGTCGATGGGCGTGCCGATCGATATCGAACAGGTGATCGCGTCGGCCGGCGACAGACCGGTGTCCAGACCGGCCATCGCGCAGGCCCTTGTCGATGCGGGCCACGTCCAGCGGCGGCAGGACGCCTTTCAACAGTACGTCGGGGAGCGCGCCCCGGCGTATGAGCCGAGGGCCGGGGTGACCGTCAGGCGCGCCATCCGGATCATCAAGGACGCCGGCGGGATCGCATCGCTGGCGCATCCGGGTGTGGCCGGGATTGACCGCGTCATCGCCGACCTCGCGGGCGCCGGTCTTGATGCGCTCGAGGTCTACCACGCCGATCATGCCGACGCGGACACAAGTCGCTATCTGGCGCTGGCCCGCCGACTGAACCTTGGCGTCACGGGCGGATCCGACTATCACGGTGACCAGTCGCATCACCCGGGCGGCCTCGGTCGCTTCGTCCTGCCCGCCCGCGATTTCGACGACTTGTGCCGCCGGGCCGGGCTTCGAGGTATCACCCTGTGA
- a CDS encoding transcriptional repressor, translated as MSTPADPVVPDVSRLALPGGKRSTKRERILGVFLKHEGHLSADDLVDLIHREDARISRATVYRTLQWMVEAGIARKVDFGEGRFRFEHSYRHPRHFHLICKTCNRSLEFLSSDIEALIEEVAAARSFSARQSVLQIYGTCDECRTGKPAVVDGDTSEMVFARDALRIAIATERSGLEFYTRAARTTRDARGRRVFQKLADEERDHLSALESRYQKLLQQDPQLESRPTFLFFKGAANGLFAAAAEEVARGVDDRQALKIGIRCERTSHRFFKRYGERFEDSTGKQIFLEFADEERGHLDLLLREYISLTKRENEARAARRARSARRRA; from the coding sequence ATGTCAACGCCAGCTGATCCCGTCGTGCCGGACGTTTCCCGTTTGGCCCTGCCAGGCGGCAAACGCTCCACCAAGCGTGAGCGCATCCTCGGGGTCTTCCTCAAGCACGAAGGCCATCTCTCGGCCGACGATCTGGTGGACCTGATCCATCGCGAGGACGCGCGCATCAGCCGGGCGACCGTCTATCGGACGCTGCAGTGGATGGTGGAGGCCGGTATCGCCCGCAAGGTGGATTTCGGCGAAGGCCGGTTCCGGTTTGAGCACTCGTATCGGCATCCGCGCCACTTCCATCTCATCTGCAAGACGTGCAACCGGTCGCTCGAATTCCTCAGCTCCGACATCGAAGCCCTGATCGAGGAAGTCGCGGCCGCCAGGAGCTTCTCCGCTCGCCAGAGCGTGCTGCAGATCTACGGCACCTGTGACGAGTGCCGCACAGGCAAGCCCGCGGTGGTCGATGGCGACACCAGTGAAATGGTGTTTGCCCGCGATGCATTGAGGATCGCCATTGCCACCGAACGCAGCGGCCTCGAGTTCTACACGCGTGCCGCCAGGACGACCCGGGACGCGCGGGGCAGGCGGGTGTTCCAGAAGCTGGCCGACGAGGAACGCGATCACCTGTCCGCGCTCGAGTCGCGCTATCAGAAGCTGCTGCAGCAGGATCCGCAGCTCGAGTCGCGGCCGACGTTCCTGTTCTTCAAGGGAGCCGCCAACGGATTGTTCGCGGCGGCGGCCGAAGAAGTGGCGCGAGGCGTGGACGATCGACAGGCGCTCAAGATCGGCATCCGATGCGAGCGGACGTCGCATCGCTTCTTCAAGCGATACGGCGAGCGATTCGAGGATTCCACCGGCAAACAGATCTTCCTGGAATTCGCCGACGAGGAACGCGGGCATCTCGATCTCCTGCTGCGCGAGTACATCAGTCTGACGAAGCGGGAGAACGAGGCCCGCGCGGCGCGCCGTGCCCGTTCCGCCCGACGCCGGGCGTAA
- the erpA gene encoding iron-sulfur cluster insertion protein ErpA has product MVNVSASAAARINELLAEEQKTESGLRVFVQGGGCSGFQYGLMIEDSPGPGDQSFESNGVKLFIDPISARYLGGAEVDFVDSVTGGGFTIRNPNAKSTCGCGSSFSAE; this is encoded by the coding sequence ATGGTGAACGTTTCGGCATCGGCCGCCGCCCGGATCAACGAGTTGCTGGCTGAAGAACAGAAAACAGAAAGCGGTCTTCGCGTCTTCGTGCAGGGAGGCGGCTGTTCGGGATTTCAGTACGGCCTGATGATCGAAGACAGTCCGGGACCCGGCGACCAGTCGTTCGAATCGAACGGCGTGAAGTTGTTTATCGATCCGATCAGCGCCCGGTACCTCGGGGGCGCGGAAGTGGATTTCGTTGACAGCGTGACGGGCGGCGGGTTTACCATTCGCAACCCCAACGCGAAGTCGACTTGCGGTTGCGGATCGTCGTTCAGCGCAGAATAA